From Parus major isolate Abel chromosome 1A, Parus_major1.1, whole genome shotgun sequence, the proteins below share one genomic window:
- the CHRM2 gene encoding muscarinic acetylcholine receptor M2 — protein MNNSTYINSSTENVMALESPYKTVEVVFIVLVAGSLSLVTIIGNILVMVSIKVNRHLQTVNNYFLFSLACADLIIGIFSMNLYTLYTVIGYWPLGPVVCDLWLALDYVVSNASVMNLLIISFDRYFCVTKPLTYPVKRTTKMAGMMIAAAWVLSFILWAPAILFWQFIVGGRTVPDGDCYIQFFSNPAVTFGTAIAAFYLPVIIMTVLYWQISRASKSRIKKGKKEAAQNQETVSPSLVQGKIVKPNNNNISTSGDGLEHSKIQNGKTSEETVTNNSVQGEKESSNDSTSISVVASNLKEDEATKDTRQASASQAHVKAENSKLTCIRIVTKSQKGDCCAPTNTTVEIVGTNGEEKQNSVARKIVKMTKQPAKKKPPPSREKKVTRTILAILLAFIITWTPYNVMVLINSFCTSCIPNTVWTIGYWLCYINSTINPACYALCNATFKKTFKHLLMCHYKNIGATR, from the coding sequence ATGAATAACTCAACGTACATAAACTCTTCCACTGAAAATGTGATGGCCTTGGAGAGCCCCTACAAAACTGTTGAGGTGGTGTTCATCGTCCTGGTGGCAGGGTCTCTCAGCCTGGTCACCATAATTGGGAACATCCTGGTCATGGTGTCAATCAAAGTCAACAGGCACCTCCAGACTGTCAACAATTATTtcctgttcagcctggcctgCGCTGACTTGATCATTGGCATCTTTTCCATGAACCTGTACACCCTCTACACTGTGATTGGCTACTGGCCCTTGGGGCCTGTGGTGTGTGACCTCTGGCTGGCTCTTGACTACGTGGTCAGCAACGCCTCTGTAATGAACCTGCTCATCATCAGCTTTGACAGGTACTTTTGTGTCACCAAGCCTCTGACGTATCCCGTAAAGCGGACCACCAAGATGGCCGGCATGATGATCGCAGCCGCCTGGGTGCTGTCCTTCATCCTCTGGGCCCCTGCAATTCTCTTCTGGCAATTCATTGTGGGAGGAAGGACTGTCCCAGATGGGGATTGCTACATCCAGTTTTTTTCCAACCCTGCTGTCACTTTTGGCACTGCCATTGCAGCCTTCTATTTGCCTGTCATCATCATGACTGTCCTTTACTGGCAAATCTCTCGGGCCAGTAAGAGTCggataaagaaaggaaagaaggaagcCGCCCAAAACCAAGAAACAGTTTCCCCCAGCCTTGTCCAAGGTAAAATAGTGAAACCAAACAATAACAATATCTCGACCAGCGGAGATGGGTTGGAGCACAGCAAAATTCAGAATGGGAAAACCAGCGAAGAGACTGTGACCAATAACTCTGTTCaaggggagaaggagagctCCAACGACTCCACCTCCATCAGTGTGGTCGCTTCCAACTTGAAAGAGGATGAAGCTACCAAAGACACCAGACAGGCTTCTGCCTCCCAAGCCCACGTCAAAGCAGAGAACTCCAAGCTGACATGCATCAGGATAGTCACTAAGTCCCAGAAGGGTGACTGCTGTGCCCCTACCAACACTACTGTGGAGATCGTAGGCACGAACGGGGAGGAGAAGCAAAACAGCGTAGCCCGGAAAATCGTCAAGATGACAAAGCAGCCAGCCAAAAAGAAACCACCCCCttctagagagaaaaaagtgaCAAGGACGATTTTGGCCATCCTCCTGGCCTTCATCATCACCTGGACCCCATACAATGTGATGGTGCTCATCAACAGCTTCTGCACATCCTGCATCCCTAACACCGTATGGACCATAGGATACTGGCTCTGTTACATCAACAGCACCATCAACCCCGCCTGCTACGCGCTCTGCAATGCCACTTTCAAGAAGACCTTTAAACACCTTCTTATGTGTCATTACAAGAATATAGGAGCTACaaggtaa